From the genome of Altererythrobacter sp. BO-6:
GCCGAGGCGATCATCGCGGTGAGCATATATTCGAGCTGCTCATCGAAATTGCGCGAGACGAGGTTTGTCAGCGTGCGGTCGAGCGCAATTCCGCCGAGCAGCAGCAGCACGGCGATCCAGCCGGCTGCGATAAGCGCCATGCGCCGCGCCAGGCTGCCCTGGCCCGCCGGTTGCAGCGGCGCATCGGGCTTGGCCACAGCGGGCGCAGGCGCAGCGGGCGCGGTGCCCGCCGGGGCTTCCTCCGCCTCAGGCGCGGGGCTGGTCAGCGGGGTCGTCGAGGCTGTAACCGAGTCCACGGATCGTCGTGATTACCTCTGCACCGAGTTTCTTGCGGATGCGCGTCACAAACACTTCGATGGTGTTCGAATCGCGGTCGAAATCCTGGTCATAGATATGTTCGATCAGCTCGGTCCGGCTCACCACCTTGCCCTTGTGGTGCATCAGATAGCTCAAGAGCTTGTACTCCTGCGCCGTCAGCTTGACCGGTTCGCCATTGAGCGTGACCCGGCCCGAACGGGTATCGAGCCGCACATCGCCCGCGGTCAGCTCTGCCGAAGTGTTGCCCGAGGCGCGGCGGATCAGCGCGCGCAGGCGGGCGATCAGTTCCTCCGTCTGGAAAGGCTTGGCGAGATAGTCATCGGCGCCGGCGTCAAGCCCAGCCACCTTGTCCGACCAGCTGTCGCGCGCGGTCAGCACCAGC
Proteins encoded in this window:
- a CDS encoding response regulator transcription factor, with amino-acid sequence MRILIVEDEPTLGKQLKSTLEQTGYAVDLSTDGEDGHFMGSTEDYDAVILDLGLPEIDGLTVLGMWRREGRTFPVLVLTARDSWSDKVAGLDAGADDYLAKPFQTEELIARLRALIRRASGNTSAELTAGDVRLDTRSGRVTLNGEPVKLTAQEYKLLSYLMHHKGKVVSRTELIEHIYDQDFDRDSNTIEVFVTRIRKKLGAEVITTIRGLGYSLDDPADQPRA